DNA sequence from the Parasphingorhabdus cellanae genome:
TTGTCGGTAACCTTCCTAAAGAACTTGAAGAGAATAAGATTGTAAAACTGCGCGATTTCATCGACCAAAGAACGGGAAAGCGACCAACTATCTATCGTGCGGGACGCTATGGCGTCGGGCCTAACAGCATAGACATATTATCGAAACTTGGTTTCACCATAGATAGCAGTGTCCGCTCCCGCTTCGACTATAGCGGTGATTCCGGACCGGACTTTGCCCATATTGGCCCGGAACCATTTTGGTTGGATCAAAGGCACACCCTTTTGGAAATACCACTGACGACCGTTTTTTCCGGACTTTTACGGAAACAGGCCGATCTATTGTCCCCATATTTCAATCGGTCGAATTTGCTCAGAGCGATATTGTCAAAATCAAAGATGCTGGAGCGCATTCCGCTGACGCCCGAAGGTGTGTCCGCGCGAGAGGCCAAGGAAGCCATTGACGTTGCGCTGGATGACCAGCTTAAACTCCTTGTATTTTCTTTCCATTCGCCATCCTTATCGCCCGGCCATACACCCTATGTGCGAACCGAAGCGGATCTCGACCGGTTCTATGACTGGTGGAGAGATATTTTGGACCATTTGATGGAGCGCGATGTCTCCCCGATCGGTATGGACGACTTATTGATAATCGCAGCTGCAGGCCGCAAATAGGTTCAAAATAGGGGGCGACCAAGCGGGGTTTT
Encoded proteins:
- a CDS encoding polysaccharide deacetylase family protein gives rise to the protein MFSTLKQGTDNFAATSRMALPEDLGRRFLISVDTEEEFDWNKPFQRSGHTNVSVGKLKKFQSFVENYSVKPVYFVDYSIVENDDAAAFLKLVVESGTAAIGVHMHPWINPPFEEELNNHNSFVGNLPKELEENKIVKLRDFIDQRTGKRPTIYRAGRYGVGPNSIDILSKLGFTIDSSVRSRFDYSGDSGPDFAHIGPEPFWLDQRHTLLEIPLTTVFSGLLRKQADLLSPYFNRSNLLRAILSKSKMLERIPLTPEGVSAREAKEAIDVALDDQLKLLVFSFHSPSLSPGHTPYVRTEADLDRFYDWWRDILDHLMERDVSPIGMDDLLIIAAAGRK